The following coding sequences are from one Pseudonocardia sp. HH130630-07 window:
- a CDS encoding RpiB/LacA/LacB family sugar-phosphate isomerase has product MKVSLGADHAGYPLKDTVREIIEQLGHEVLDQGTHGTDPVDFPDITAATCRPVLDGTADRAVLVCGSGAGAIMAANKIDGIRCALAHEPYSAHQAVEHDDANAIAMGAWLVPRALLPEIVGRFLDARFDDTPETRRRVGKLHDLERGR; this is encoded by the coding sequence ATGAAGGTCTCGCTCGGCGCCGACCACGCCGGCTACCCGCTCAAGGACACCGTCCGGGAGATCATCGAGCAGCTGGGCCACGAGGTGCTCGACCAGGGCACGCACGGCACGGACCCGGTCGACTTCCCGGACATCACGGCCGCGACCTGCCGTCCGGTGCTCGACGGCACCGCCGACCGCGCCGTGCTGGTCTGCGGTTCCGGGGCCGGCGCGATCATGGCGGCGAACAAGATCGACGGCATCCGCTGCGCGCTCGCGCACGAGCCCTACAGCGCGCACCAGGCCGTCGAGCACGACGACGCCAACGCGATCGCCATGGGCGCCTGGCTGGTGCCCCGCGCGCTGCTGCCGGAGATCGTCGGCCGCTTCCTCGACGCCCGGTTCGACGACACCCCCGAGACCCGCCGCCGGGTCGGCAAGCTGCACGACCTCGAGCGCGGCCGGTAG
- a CDS encoding LacI family DNA-binding transcriptional regulator, protein MTTIRDVAARAGVSLGTASRVLAGSSATSAEARERVAAAVTELGYLPNARAGSLRRARTDTVGILISDVRNPFFAELAHAAEREALRRGSVVMLANADEDAGQERTYLRAFGTQRVDGVLLAPQSSDPAHFAQLRASGVPVVCVDRVVPGLDVPCVVPDNAGGVRAAVALLVGRGHHRVGYVGGPASVSTGRERVEAFLAERDARGLPADPRLVEEGDFRSDSGAVAVGRMLDAGAAPTAVLVADGLMTLGALAELRRRGLRPAVELVSFDDSPWFAEVEPPVSAVANDATRMGRRGMELLLDAVERARDGGPAPDPATVVVPTRLVDRSRTGPPPPTPTPRGRTRP, encoded by the coding sequence ATGACCACGATCCGCGACGTCGCGGCCCGCGCCGGGGTGTCACTCGGCACCGCGTCACGGGTGCTGGCCGGCAGCTCCGCGACGTCGGCCGAGGCCCGCGAGCGGGTGGCCGCCGCGGTGACCGAGCTGGGCTACCTGCCCAACGCCCGCGCCGGGTCGCTGCGCCGGGCCCGCACCGACACGGTCGGGATCCTCATCTCCGACGTCCGCAACCCCTTCTTCGCCGAGCTGGCGCACGCGGCCGAGCGGGAGGCGCTGCGCCGCGGCTCGGTCGTCATGCTCGCGAACGCCGACGAGGACGCCGGGCAGGAGCGGACCTACCTGCGGGCGTTCGGCACCCAGCGGGTGGACGGCGTGCTGCTGGCGCCGCAGTCGTCGGACCCCGCGCACTTCGCCCAGCTGCGCGCCTCCGGCGTCCCGGTGGTGTGCGTCGACCGGGTGGTCCCCGGGCTCGACGTGCCCTGCGTCGTGCCGGACAACGCCGGCGGCGTCCGGGCCGCGGTGGCCCTGCTCGTCGGCCGCGGCCACCACCGGGTCGGCTACGTCGGCGGCCCGGCGTCGGTGTCCACCGGGCGCGAGCGCGTCGAGGCGTTCCTGGCCGAGCGCGACGCCCGCGGCCTGCCCGCCGACCCGCGCCTGGTCGAGGAGGGCGACTTCCGGTCCGACAGCGGTGCGGTGGCCGTCGGGCGGATGCTCGACGCCGGTGCCGCCCCGACCGCGGTGCTCGTCGCCGACGGGCTGATGACCCTCGGGGCGCTGGCCGAGCTGCGCCGGCGCGGCCTGCGGCCGGCGGTCGAGCTGGTGTCCTTCGACGACTCCCCGTGGTTCGCCGAGGTGGAGCCGCCGGTGTCGGCGGTCGCGAACGACGCGACCCGGATGGGCCGCCGGGGGATGGAACTCCTGCTCGACGCCGTCGAACGGGCCCGCGACGGCGGCCCGGCGCCGGACCCGGCCACGGTCGTCGTCCCCACCCGGCTCGTCGACCGTTCCCGCACCGGCCCGCCCCCGCCCACACCCACCCCACGAGGAAGGACCCGCCCATGA
- a CDS encoding MaoC family dehydratase encodes MQFGRYYEEFEVGAVYKHWPGKTVTEYDDHLFCLLTMNHHPLHLDAHYAGETTDFGKNVVVGNYVYSLLLGMSVPDVSGKAIANLEVESLRHTKPTFHGDTIYGETEVLDKTESRSKDDRGVVYVETRGYKQDGTVVCTFRRKVMVPKRSYGDARGGEQPGRPTPIG; translated from the coding sequence GTGCAGTTCGGGCGCTACTACGAGGAGTTCGAGGTCGGCGCGGTGTACAAGCACTGGCCCGGCAAGACGGTGACCGAGTACGACGACCACCTCTTCTGCCTCCTCACGATGAACCACCACCCGCTGCACCTGGATGCGCACTACGCGGGGGAGACCACCGACTTCGGGAAGAACGTGGTGGTCGGCAACTACGTCTACTCGCTGCTGCTGGGCATGTCGGTGCCCGACGTCTCGGGCAAGGCGATCGCGAACCTCGAGGTCGAGTCGCTGCGGCACACCAAGCCGACCTTCCACGGGGACACCATCTACGGCGAGACCGAGGTCCTGGACAAGACGGAGTCGCGGTCCAAGGACGACCGCGGCGTCGTGTACGTCGAGACCCGCGGCTACAAGCAGGACGGCACCGTCGTCTGCACCTTCCGGCGCAAGGTCATGGTGCCGAAGCGGTCCTACGGCGACGCCCGTGGCGGCGAGCAGCCCGGCCGCCCCACACCCATCGGCTGA
- the corA gene encoding magnesium/cobalt transporter CorA yields MPSLSQLRPAIRSAGRTRRAERAAARAATDRTGTRLRVPLSAYVVDCAVYVDGERLPGRWTHDDAIAEVRERGEGFVWIGLHEPDAEQISGVAETYGLHELAVEDAVHAHNRPKLERYDDTLFMVLKTVRYVGHADPTTANEIVETGEVMAFLGRDFVVTVRHGRHSGLQQVRRRLEEDPEQLALGPAAVLHGIADHVVDSYIEVVRQIEGDLDAVEAEVFSPGSTMNPEQIYVMKREILDLRRCVMPLVGPMRKLSEGYSSLVPHDVRSYFRDVDDHLGGVAEQVAGFNELLTTLVDAVLAKISMRQNNDMRKITAYAGLISVPTMIAGVYGMNFDNMPELHWDFGYPLVLLVIATICTVLYRNLRRNGWL; encoded by the coding sequence ATGCCCTCGCTGTCCCAGCTCCGCCCTGCGATCCGGTCCGCCGGTCGCACCCGTCGCGCCGAGCGGGCCGCCGCCCGCGCCGCCACCGACCGGACAGGTACCCGCCTGCGGGTCCCGCTGTCGGCCTACGTCGTCGACTGCGCCGTCTACGTCGACGGCGAGCGGCTGCCCGGCCGCTGGACCCACGACGACGCGATCGCCGAGGTCCGCGAGCGCGGCGAGGGATTCGTGTGGATCGGCCTGCACGAGCCCGACGCCGAGCAGATCTCCGGCGTCGCCGAGACCTACGGCCTGCACGAACTCGCCGTCGAGGACGCGGTGCACGCGCACAACCGGCCCAAGCTGGAGCGCTACGACGACACCCTGTTCATGGTGCTCAAGACCGTCCGCTACGTCGGGCACGCCGACCCGACGACGGCCAACGAGATCGTGGAGACCGGCGAGGTCATGGCGTTCCTCGGCCGCGACTTCGTGGTGACCGTCCGGCACGGCCGGCACAGCGGGCTGCAGCAGGTGCGGCGCCGCCTGGAGGAGGACCCGGAGCAGCTGGCGCTCGGACCGGCCGCGGTGCTGCACGGGATCGCCGACCACGTCGTCGACTCCTACATCGAGGTCGTCCGCCAGATCGAGGGCGACCTGGACGCCGTGGAGGCCGAGGTCTTCTCGCCCGGCTCGACGATGAACCCCGAGCAGATCTACGTCATGAAGCGGGAGATCCTCGACCTGCGCCGCTGCGTGATGCCGCTGGTCGGCCCGATGCGCAAGCTGTCGGAGGGCTACAGCTCGCTGGTCCCGCACGACGTCCGGTCCTACTTCCGCGACGTCGACGACCACCTGGGCGGGGTGGCCGAGCAGGTCGCCGGGTTCAACGAGCTGCTGACCACGCTGGTCGACGCGGTGCTCGCGAAGATCAGCATGCGGCAGAACAACGACATGCGGAAGATCACCGCCTACGCGGGCCTGATCTCGGTCCCGACGATGATCGCCGGGGTCTACGGGATGAACTTCGACAACATGCCGGAGCTGCACTGGGACTTCGGCTACCCGCTGGTGCTGCTGGTCATCGCGACCATCTGCACGGTGCTGTACCGCAACCTGCGGCGCAACGGCTGGCTCTGA
- a CDS encoding class I SAM-dependent methyltransferase has product MNGAASQSDEIRPSTVHRAYGRGAGGYDAFVGMIPGYRTHLRVSASRMGLGDGHGLRLLDIGCGTGVSTEALLTTVRGAEVVAVDASAEMLAVARRKNWSPRVSFVHTKLETLTEAGVDGPFDGIFASYLVSNLPDAEHGLRRLLSLLRPGAPLAVHDYAVGGTRGRARWMTAGWSYLVPMAAARWGVADLARYRLRRVAGAGGPEQMVHRMERAGFDDVRVQTVGGTQQHLVHTFLGRRADEPDVVGERHARSSALAAAGWRPGGAPAPEPAAEPVEQAEPVEPGGPEDPGYARELPEDVHEDPAGTEHDGDADTAADRAAGSGTDTDTDADTDTGSGTDRDGDTGGATGADDPGTDHATGTDRPAGPDAAETDRPRGHGATRAGLAAADDEPPTPPTGTPKV; this is encoded by the coding sequence GTGAACGGTGCGGCGAGCCAGAGCGACGAGATCCGTCCCTCCACCGTGCACCGGGCCTACGGGCGCGGTGCCGGCGGATATGACGCGTTCGTCGGCATGATCCCCGGCTACCGCACCCATCTGCGGGTGTCGGCGTCCCGGATGGGTCTCGGCGACGGGCACGGCCTGCGGCTGCTCGACATCGGCTGTGGCACGGGCGTCTCCACCGAGGCGCTGCTCACCACGGTCCGCGGGGCCGAGGTGGTGGCCGTCGACGCGTCCGCCGAGATGCTGGCGGTGGCCCGCCGCAAGAACTGGTCCCCGCGGGTCTCCTTCGTGCACACCAAGCTGGAGACCCTGACCGAGGCCGGGGTCGACGGCCCGTTCGACGGGATCTTCGCCTCCTACCTGGTGTCGAACCTGCCCGACGCCGAGCACGGCCTGCGCCGGCTGCTGTCCCTGCTCCGCCCGGGCGCCCCGCTCGCGGTGCACGACTACGCGGTCGGCGGCACCCGTGGCCGCGCCCGCTGGATGACGGCCGGCTGGTCCTACCTGGTGCCGATGGCGGCGGCCCGCTGGGGCGTCGCCGACCTGGCCCGGTACCGGCTGCGGCGGGTGGCCGGGGCGGGTGGTCCGGAGCAGATGGTGCACCGGATGGAACGCGCCGGGTTCGACGACGTCCGGGTGCAGACCGTCGGTGGGACCCAGCAGCACCTGGTCCACACGTTCCTGGGCCGCCGGGCGGACGAGCCGGACGTGGTGGGGGAGCGGCACGCGCGCTCCTCGGCGCTGGCGGCGGCCGGGTGGCGCCCCGGCGGCGCACCGGCCCCGGAACCGGCGGCGGAACCGGTGGAGCAGGCCGAGCCGGTGGAGCCGGGCGGCCCGGAGGACCCGGGTTACGCCCGGGAGCTGCCCGAGGACGTGCACGAGGACCCGGCGGGCACCGAGCACGACGGCGACGCCGACACCGCAGCCGACCGTGCCGCCGGGTCGGGCACCGACACCGACACCGACGCCGACACCGACACCGGGTCCGGCACCGACCGGGACGGCGACACCGGCGGCGCGACCGGCGCCGACGACCCGGGCACCGACCACGCGACCGGCACCGATCGTCCGGCCGGTCCGGACGCCGCCGAGACGGACCGGCCCCGCGGCCACGGAGCGACCAGGGCCGGGCTCGCCGCGGCCGACGACGAGCCACCGACCCCGCCGACCGGCACCCCCAAGGTCTGA
- a CDS encoding YbdD/YjiX family protein, which yields MDGDRGRPGQAGALRPVLDGLRGLHRWWRGVIGADLYERYLDHHRRTGHDHPPMTEREYWRARTDHQERNPQGRCC from the coding sequence GTGGACGGAGACCGTGGGCGCCCCGGCCAGGCCGGGGCACTGAGGCCGGTCCTCGACGGGCTGCGCGGCCTGCACCGGTGGTGGCGCGGCGTGATCGGGGCGGACCTCTACGAGCGCTACCTCGACCACCACCGCCGGACCGGGCACGACCACCCGCCGATGACCGAGCGGGAGTACTGGCGGGCCCGGACCGACCACCAGGAGCGCAACCCGCAGGGCCGCTGCTGCTGA